One segment of Terriglobia bacterium DNA contains the following:
- a CDS encoding alpha-ketoacid dehydrogenase subunit beta yields the protein MKKKMTYREAIRAALRQAIRNDPRVFLMGEDVGRYGGAFAVSLGLLEELGPERIRDTPLSESTFVGAGIGAALAGMRPIVEIMTVNFSLLALDQILNNAATLRHMSGGQLSVPLVVRMATGGARRMAAQHSHSLEGWYAHIPGIKVLTPATVADAGGMLLAALQEPDPVFIFEHATLYPLSAEIEEEITPVDISQAAVCRQGRDVSLISYGGSLGKAMQAAEQLAQNGIEAEVIDLRVLRPLDIGTIVQSVAKTHRAVIVDEAWRTGSFAAEISAQIMEKAFDELDAPVSRVCSAEVPMPYAKHLEDAALPQASTIVRAVQGFF from the coding sequence ATGAAGAAAAAGATGACATACCGGGAAGCGATCCGTGCCGCACTGCGGCAGGCCATTCGCAACGATCCGCGGGTCTTCCTCATGGGCGAGGACGTGGGACGCTACGGTGGGGCATTCGCCGTGAGCCTGGGACTGCTGGAGGAGCTTGGGCCGGAACGCATCCGCGATACGCCGCTGTCCGAATCCACTTTCGTCGGAGCAGGAATCGGCGCGGCGCTGGCCGGCATGCGTCCCATCGTCGAAATCATGACGGTGAACTTTAGCCTGCTGGCCCTGGACCAGATCCTGAACAACGCAGCCACGTTGCGGCACATGTCTGGCGGACAACTGAGCGTACCGCTGGTAGTGCGTATGGCCACGGGAGGCGCGCGCCGCATGGCGGCACAACACTCCCACAGTCTTGAAGGTTGGTATGCCCACATTCCCGGCATCAAAGTGCTCACGCCGGCCACGGTCGCTGACGCCGGCGGCATGCTGCTGGCAGCGCTCCAGGAACCAGATCCGGTCTTCATTTTCGAACACGCCACGCTTTATCCGCTGAGCGCCGAAATTGAAGAGGAAATTACCCCCGTTGATATTTCCCAAGCGGCCGTGTGCCGCCAAGGCAGAGACGTCAGCCTGATCAGCTATGGCGGGAGCCTCGGCAAGGCCATGCAGGCTGCGGAGCAGCTCGCGCAAAACGGAATTGAAGCTGAAGTCATTGACTTGCGCGTACTTCGTCCGTTGGATATAGGCACGATTGTGCAATCAGTAGCCAAGACCCACCGCGCTGTGATTGTAGATGAAGCCTGGCGCACCGGCAGTTTTGCCGCCGAGATTAGTGCGCAGATCATGGAAAAGGCCTTCGATGAGCTCGACGCTCCTGTATCTCGGGTCTGCAGCGCGGAAGTTCCCATGCCTTACGCCAAACATCTTGAAGACGCCGCTCTGCCGCAAGCCAGTACAATTGTGCGTGCGGTCCAGGGCTTCTTCTGA
- a CDS encoding 2-oxo acid dehydrogenase subunit E2 yields the protein MAEFLMPHLGADMTEGKLLGWRKKPGDHVSRGDIIADVETDKADIEVEVFTTGIVEKFLVEPGTSVPVGTPLAIIRTDGEAPSVPVRREAPPTQIPSAAPTPAVPAAKPVLVVPPPSPHRIHISPVAKKLAAELGVDVATVTPMGPGGRITREDIERAAKARPAAVPATPATPVPPAAAPAPAVIAPPAPLDKQARMRQTIAAAMARSKREIPHYYLSTTIDLKHLLDWLTEENQKRPVEDRLLYGVLLIKAVALTLREFPELNAVWEAGQLMVKPEIHVGVAISIRQGGLIAPALHQVDKKSLIELMRDFRDLIQRARAGSLRSSELSESTITVTSLGEQGVETVFGIIYPPQVALVGFGKVVQRPWVVDGQALAVRPVITATLSADHRVSDGHRGGLFLSSLERRLQQPEKL from the coding sequence ATGGCTGAATTCCTGATGCCCCATCTCGGCGCTGACATGACTGAAGGCAAGCTCCTTGGCTGGCGAAAAAAGCCAGGCGACCACGTGAGCCGCGGTGACATCATCGCTGACGTAGAAACCGACAAAGCAGATATTGAAGTAGAAGTGTTTACTACCGGAATTGTGGAGAAATTCCTGGTTGAGCCGGGAACCAGCGTTCCGGTGGGAACTCCGTTGGCGATTATTCGCACGGACGGCGAGGCGCCTTCGGTTCCGGTGCGGAGAGAAGCTCCACCGACGCAGATTCCATCGGCGGCTCCAACTCCCGCTGTGCCTGCCGCGAAACCCGTACTCGTTGTGCCGCCACCGTCACCGCATCGCATTCACATCTCGCCCGTTGCAAAGAAATTGGCTGCAGAACTTGGAGTTGACGTGGCTACGGTGACGCCGATGGGCCCCGGTGGCAGAATTACGCGCGAGGACATCGAACGTGCAGCCAAAGCCCGTCCCGCGGCGGTCCCTGCTACGCCGGCAACGCCTGTGCCGCCAGCAGCCGCGCCCGCTCCGGCAGTCATCGCACCGCCTGCCCCGCTCGACAAGCAGGCCCGGATGCGGCAAACCATCGCCGCCGCCATGGCCCGCTCCAAACGCGAAATTCCCCACTACTACTTGAGCACTACCATTGACCTGAAACATCTTCTCGACTGGCTTACCGAAGAAAATCAGAAACGGCCTGTCGAAGACCGCCTCTTGTATGGAGTGCTCCTGATTAAGGCGGTGGCCCTGACGCTTCGGGAATTCCCCGAATTGAATGCCGTGTGGGAAGCCGGACAATTGATGGTCAAGCCGGAGATTCATGTAGGAGTGGCAATCTCGATTCGCCAGGGTGGTCTGATTGCCCCCGCGCTGCATCAGGTGGACAAGAAGTCCCTCATCGAATTGATGCGCGACTTCCGCGATCTGATCCAGCGCGCACGCGCGGGCTCTCTGCGGAGCTCCGAGCTTTCCGAATCCACCATAACCGTCACCAGCCTGGGCGAGCAGGGTGTGGAGACCGTTTTTGGAATCATCTATCCGCCGCAGGTGGCCCTGGTAGGTTTTGGAAAAGTTGTTCAACGGCCATGGGTAGTGGATGGTCAAGCACTGGCGGTGCGCCCGGTGATTACCGCTACACTCTCCGCCGACCATCGCGTCAGCGACGGCCATCGCGGCGGCCTTTTCCTCAGCAGCCTGGAGCGGCGCCTTCAACAACCGGAGAAACTATGA
- a CDS encoding acyl carrier protein, whose protein sequence is MTTQEIKDTVIRLLGTIAPEADFNTVKPDVAFRDQLDLDSMDMLNFVIAMHKEFNVDIPEADYAKLITLDGCAAYLESHQPSPAT, encoded by the coding sequence ATGACTACGCAAGAGATCAAGGACACAGTGATACGGCTCTTGGGCACCATCGCCCCGGAGGCCGACTTCAATACGGTCAAACCGGATGTCGCCTTTCGCGATCAACTCGATCTGGATTCCATGGACATGCTGAACTTTGTGATCGCCATGCACAAAGAGTTCAACGTGGATATTCCTGAGGCCGACTACGCAAAATTAATTACGTTGGACGGCTGCGCCGCTTATCTGGAGTCTCACCAGCCATCACCTGCCACATAG
- a CDS encoding phosphoribosyltransferase has product MPSNTFKFQDRTEAGYILANRLRSYIKLRDVVVLALPRGGVPVGAEIARALNVPLFTFIVRKLGVPGHEELAMGAIASGTAPLINSTVIRRLHLSKALVDTVVRRETQALTRSERLYGRERQMPDVRDKIVILTDDGAATGSSLSLAVQTIRQQGAAQVIVALPVASSHAVSQLNKTADQVVCLMEPRRFMTVGHWYQEFDQMTDREVFQILERVSVRVAGQKSA; this is encoded by the coding sequence ATGCCAAGCAACACTTTCAAATTTCAGGACCGGACCGAAGCCGGCTACATTCTGGCCAATCGCCTGCGTTCATATATCAAGCTGCGTGACGTTGTGGTGCTTGCTCTGCCTCGCGGGGGAGTGCCCGTGGGCGCCGAGATTGCTCGCGCATTGAACGTTCCATTGTTCACCTTCATCGTGCGCAAGCTGGGCGTTCCGGGCCATGAAGAACTGGCCATGGGCGCAATTGCCAGCGGAACCGCCCCCTTGATCAACTCCACCGTTATCAGAAGACTGCATCTTTCCAAAGCCCTGGTTGACACTGTTGTGCGGCGTGAGACGCAGGCGCTGACGCGCAGCGAACGTCTCTATGGCCGGGAGCGGCAGATGCCGGACGTAAGAGACAAGATTGTTATTCTTACTGACGATGGCGCGGCCACGGGATCAAGTCTTTCGCTGGCGGTCCAGACAATTCGGCAACAAGGCGCCGCCCAGGTGATTGTGGCTCTGCCGGTGGCATCTTCCCATGCGGTCTCTCAGCTCAACAAGACTGCTGATCAAGTTGTCTGCTTGATGGAGCCGAGGAGGTTCATGACCGTGGGCCACTGGTACCAGGAATTTGATCAGATGACCGATCGTGAGGTCTTTCAGATTCTGGAGCGCGTATCGGTGCGGGTCGCCGGGCAAAAGTCCGCTTAG
- a CDS encoding ArsA family ATPase codes for MAKPALAATAGGEDMMGEIELNMADFVRSKPELKYTFFGGKGGVGKTVMAGAAALHLADQGKRTILASTNPVHSLSGLLGQNVYGKPTPVTGANNLWAYEIDTKETIERSKADIKQKIQWFLKFAEISTQADAFVESATMNPAFEESAMFENMVDLMFKNEYDAYVFDTAPTANARRLLGMSSVYSLWVNKMLKSREEARSLRDLLSFTKKKEKDPLMDYLLTFRDRIEHARVLLTDKEKTAFFFITLPEALPIAVVKRFIQWFHDFGIPVGGVIVNMLIQKDQVHPDSPEFVKNRVAMQDTYMAQIWRDFPGAVRAVVPLFDNEVRGVNGLRMLAESVFAESKTPVAAAS; via the coding sequence ATGGCAAAGCCAGCGTTAGCGGCAACGGCCGGAGGTGAGGACATGATGGGCGAGATTGAACTGAATATGGCTGATTTTGTGCGGTCCAAGCCGGAATTGAAATATACGTTCTTCGGGGGCAAGGGCGGCGTGGGAAAGACCGTGATGGCCGGCGCTGCTGCGTTGCATCTTGCCGATCAGGGCAAGCGGACCATCCTGGCTTCCACCAACCCGGTCCATAGCTTGTCCGGCCTGCTGGGCCAGAACGTTTATGGCAAACCGACGCCGGTCACCGGCGCAAACAATCTTTGGGCGTATGAGATTGACACCAAGGAAACCATTGAGCGATCGAAAGCCGATATCAAGCAGAAGATCCAGTGGTTCCTGAAATTCGCCGAGATTTCCACGCAGGCTGATGCCTTCGTCGAAAGCGCCACCATGAACCCGGCGTTTGAAGAGTCCGCCATGTTCGAAAACATGGTGGACCTGATGTTCAAGAATGAATATGACGCCTACGTTTTCGACACCGCGCCAACCGCGAATGCCCGGCGGCTGCTGGGCATGAGCAGCGTGTATTCACTCTGGGTGAACAAGATGCTGAAGTCGCGCGAGGAGGCCCGCTCGCTCCGTGACCTGCTCTCTTTTACCAAGAAGAAAGAAAAAGACCCGTTGATGGACTACTTGCTGACATTTCGTGACCGCATTGAGCACGCGCGCGTGCTGCTGACGGACAAAGAGAAGACCGCGTTCTTCTTCATTACCCTGCCGGAGGCGTTGCCCATCGCCGTGGTCAAGCGGTTCATACAGTGGTTCCATGATTTCGGAATCCCGGTCGGCGGCGTGATCGTGAACATGTTGATTCAGAAAGACCAGGTACATCCCGACTCGCCCGAGTTCGTCAAGAACCGCGTAGCCATGCAGGACACCTACATGGCCCAGATCTGGCGAGACTTTCCGGGCGCGGTGCGTGCGGTGGTTCCGCTGTTTGACAATGAGGTCCGCGGCGTCAATGGCCTGCGCATGCTTGCTGAGAGCGTCTTTGCCGAGAGCAAAACTCCGGTCGCCGCCGCCAGCTGA
- a CDS encoding arsenical pump-driving ATPase GET3 — protein sequence MSLREVFEKNPDRRYIMFGGKGGLGKTTFSAATAYWLAQQGKKVLVFSVDPQASLSDIFQKDIFGKGPVEIMPNLYAQEIDADSHIKAYQEEIRKKIRDMYGFTEIPEEIDNYIKAASAEPAMEESAIFDAVVDIVVKGDYDYYIYDLVPLGHALYYLSMAKVYDEWINRITKLRHEMREHEEMVARMKREKLTEEDHILSELEYIKGRINQSSSILTDKKKTAFFFVVVPEKMIIVDTAQAAQMFAKFDVPLAGYVVNRVLPPGLSGENCPPYLRNRVKMQSEYMGEIEKTLGNQVKGYVPEMERDVTGLEMIKKLAATMYGNGNGKASVSGNGRR from the coding sequence ATGTCACTCAGAGAAGTGTTCGAGAAGAATCCAGATCGTCGTTACATCATGTTTGGGGGCAAAGGTGGATTGGGCAAGACCACGTTTTCCGCGGCCACCGCTTACTGGCTCGCGCAGCAGGGCAAGAAAGTCCTGGTCTTTTCCGTGGACCCGCAGGCGTCGCTGAGCGACATTTTCCAGAAAGATATCTTCGGCAAGGGTCCGGTAGAAATCATGCCTAATTTATACGCGCAGGAAATTGACGCCGACTCCCACATCAAGGCCTACCAGGAAGAGATTCGCAAGAAGATCCGCGACATGTACGGGTTCACGGAGATTCCGGAAGAGATTGACAACTACATCAAAGCCGCATCCGCCGAGCCGGCGATGGAGGAATCGGCGATTTTCGATGCCGTGGTGGACATCGTGGTGAAAGGCGACTACGACTACTACATCTACGACCTGGTGCCGCTGGGACACGCGTTGTATTACTTGTCCATGGCCAAGGTCTATGACGAGTGGATCAACCGCATCACCAAGCTGCGCCATGAAATGCGCGAGCATGAAGAGATGGTGGCGCGCATGAAACGCGAGAAGCTCACAGAAGAAGACCATATCCTGAGCGAGCTGGAGTACATCAAAGGGCGGATCAACCAGTCGTCGAGCATTCTGACCGACAAGAAGAAAACGGCGTTTTTCTTCGTGGTGGTCCCCGAGAAGATGATCATCGTTGACACCGCGCAGGCCGCCCAGATGTTTGCCAAGTTTGATGTGCCCCTGGCGGGCTATGTGGTCAACCGTGTTCTTCCGCCCGGACTGTCCGGGGAGAACTGCCCGCCGTACTTACGCAACCGCGTGAAGATGCAATCAGAGTACATGGGCGAGATCGAGAAAACCTTGGGCAACCAGGTCAAGGGCTACGTGCCGGAGATGGAACGCGACGTCACCGGTCTGGAAATGATCAAGAAGCTGGCCGCAACCATGTACGGCAACGGCAATGGCAAAGCCAGCGTTAGCGGCAACGGCCGGAGGTGA
- a CDS encoding carbon starvation protein A produces MNIRAVLLLLLFLPVIILGGVVVAKIPMNAAFVAILGALMIYLAYNLYARRIDRDVIRPDMKKATPAKLYMDGVDFMPTGRNVLFGYHFKSVAAAGPIVGPVAAATLWGWLPALLWLTLGVMFVGWASDYSAIMVAVRNDGNSLSAIAHRLIAPRTRTILFVFIFFYLLLLAGAFVGILAGILDPRADVPFGIFMLAISALLAGQMLYRWKVDLIAVTLIALGITVGSMAIGARGMTPAKGMGPDGKPATAITYTGPINSMIEKIDNGINRISGQKPMYTVVDPTKADPRLGITTLTPEGKVVPKYLDKSGAIKVLPSFVFWCLFIFAFSYMGTVLPIWRFAQPVSYIGFWLTFMTILLSALGAIVGGILGLLGNADLLKAVTFQLPAFKLWMPIQQVAGQTLPAIQPLWPMLFVTIACGAISGWHTLVGSIGTARQLEYETDALPIGGGGMFAEYSLALLSLVAVSIAGGAGAGAFAAGVGKLLGIVSFGFLPIAYGTALGFGVFVVIVLTVVQLVFRVMRVTLGEWLGEAWVGFKNPHIAAIVSMALTLVLVLSGTWIYLWQLFGASNQLMAALGLLVVSLWLYSTKRNPAYAFYPMVFMYITTMAAIVVTAYNLYASILSNPAISAQKINVFGAVAMIVLAALLFVAALLIAWDAWKAWGRMRGEHPQHIREIAAD; encoded by the coding sequence ATGAACATCCGCGCAGTGCTCCTGCTTCTTCTCTTCTTGCCGGTAATCATCTTGGGCGGCGTTGTCGTCGCGAAAATACCGATGAACGCAGCGTTTGTCGCCATTCTGGGCGCCTTGATGATTTATCTGGCCTACAACCTTTACGCGCGCCGCATTGACCGCGACGTCATCCGACCCGACATGAAAAAAGCTACTCCAGCCAAGCTGTACATGGATGGTGTGGATTTCATGCCCACCGGCCGCAACGTGCTCTTTGGTTATCACTTCAAGTCCGTTGCCGCGGCCGGCCCCATCGTAGGACCGGTTGCCGCCGCCACCCTGTGGGGATGGCTGCCAGCCCTGCTGTGGTTGACTCTGGGAGTAATGTTCGTGGGCTGGGCCAGCGACTATTCCGCGATCATGGTGGCCGTACGCAATGACGGCAATTCGCTCTCCGCGATTGCCCATCGCTTGATCGCGCCACGCACCCGGACCATTCTGTTCGTTTTTATTTTTTTCTACCTTCTGCTGCTGGCAGGGGCTTTCGTGGGCATTCTTGCCGGTATTTTGGACCCGCGTGCTGACGTCCCCTTCGGCATCTTCATGCTGGCCATATCGGCGCTGCTCGCCGGGCAAATGCTCTATCGCTGGAAGGTGGACCTGATCGCGGTTACGCTCATAGCACTGGGCATCACCGTGGGATCAATGGCCATTGGCGCACGCGGCATGACTCCGGCCAAGGGCATGGGGCCTGACGGCAAACCCGCGACGGCGATCACCTACACCGGGCCGATTAACTCCATGATCGAAAAGATTGACAACGGCATTAACCGCATCAGCGGTCAAAAACCAATGTACACCGTTGTTGATCCCACCAAAGCCGACCCCCGGCTGGGAATCACCACCCTCACACCGGAAGGCAAAGTAGTGCCCAAGTACCTGGACAAGAGTGGCGCGATCAAAGTGCTCCCGTCATTCGTGTTCTGGTGCTTGTTCATCTTCGCCTTCTCTTACATGGGCACGGTCTTGCCGATCTGGCGATTTGCTCAACCGGTAAGCTACATCGGCTTCTGGCTGACGTTCATGACCATCCTGCTCTCAGCGCTCGGGGCCATTGTGGGCGGTATTCTGGGCCTCCTTGGCAACGCCGATTTGCTGAAAGCAGTAACCTTCCAGTTGCCCGCTTTCAAACTCTGGATGCCGATCCAGCAGGTTGCGGGTCAGACTTTGCCCGCGATCCAGCCGCTCTGGCCGATGTTGTTCGTGACCATCGCCTGCGGCGCTATTTCCGGATGGCATACGCTGGTGGGATCCATCGGCACAGCGCGGCAACTCGAATATGAGACAGACGCGCTGCCCATTGGTGGCGGCGGAATGTTCGCCGAGTACTCGTTGGCTCTGCTCTCGCTGGTCGCGGTATCCATCGCGGGTGGAGCGGGGGCGGGCGCGTTTGCGGCGGGAGTCGGCAAGCTCCTGGGCATCGTCAGCTTTGGCTTCCTCCCCATCGCCTATGGCACGGCGCTCGGTTTTGGAGTGTTCGTGGTGATCGTGCTCACCGTGGTGCAGCTGGTCTTTCGCGTGATGCGCGTGACCCTGGGCGAATGGCTGGGCGAAGCGTGGGTTGGCTTCAAGAACCCGCACATCGCCGCGATTGTTTCCATGGCGCTGACTCTGGTGCTGGTACTGAGCGGAACGTGGATCTACCTCTGGCAGTTGTTCGGTGCGTCCAATCAGCTCATGGCGGCGCTGGGTCTGCTGGTGGTTTCGCTCTGGCTGTACTCAACCAAGCGCAATCCGGCGTATGCCTTCTACCCGATGGTGTTCATGTACATCACCACCATGGCGGCCATTGTTGTGACCGCCTACAACTTGTACGCCAGCATCCTCTCCAATCCGGCCATCTCCGCGCAGAAGATCAACGTCTTTGGCGCGGTCGCGATGATCGTGCTGGCCGCGCTGCTGTTTGTTGCCGCGCTGCTGATTGCCTGGGATGCATGGAAGGCCTGGGGGCGCATGCGTGGCGAGCACCCTCAGCATATACGTGAAATTGCTGCGGACTAA
- a CDS encoding HPF/RaiA family ribosome-associated protein, translating into MTNFPLQITFREGMTLPAAELWIRSEAAKLENFYSRIMGCRVAVESPHRRHREGSPYHVRIDLTVPGGELVVKHEPGLKTSARQSGEAEIKKRLETRAPQKNLRQAIHQAFKAAGRLLQDYARRQRGDVKRREARPLAKVSQLFSDEGYGFLATLDGRNIYFHKDSVLNKAFGRLKVGSTVSFAEEQGDKGPQASTVRIVAKQGVRQTARRAAA; encoded by the coding sequence ATGACTAACTTTCCTTTGCAGATCACCTTTCGTGAGGGGATGACGTTGCCGGCTGCCGAGCTGTGGATACGCTCGGAGGCAGCGAAGCTCGAGAATTTCTACAGCCGGATCATGGGTTGCCGGGTGGCAGTTGAGAGTCCGCACCGCCGCCATCGGGAGGGCAGCCCATATCATGTACGCATTGATTTGACTGTGCCGGGTGGTGAACTCGTGGTCAAGCACGAACCCGGTCTGAAGACCAGCGCGCGGCAGTCGGGCGAAGCGGAAATCAAGAAACGCCTGGAAACCAGAGCGCCGCAAAAAAATCTTCGCCAAGCGATCCACCAAGCGTTCAAAGCGGCGGGCCGTCTATTGCAGGACTATGCACGCCGGCAGCGGGGCGACGTGAAGCGTCGAGAAGCGCGCCCATTGGCAAAAGTCAGCCAGCTCTTCAGCGATGAGGGCTATGGATTCCTGGCGACGTTGGACGGACGCAATATCTATTTCCACAAGGACAGCGTCCTCAATAAGGCCTTTGGCCGCCTTAAGGTGGGAAGCACGGTGAGTTTTGCGGAAGAACAAGGCGACAAAGGTCCGCAGGCCAGTACCGTGCGAATTGTGGCTAAACAGGGCGTCCGTCAAACTGCTCGTCGCGCTGCTGCCTGA
- a CDS encoding NAD(P)-binding domain-containing protein — MESLFAFGLAVVVTLFFVLRYLTKQKKRDQRAREALEQGKLFSDGPRGQHPHIDTSHCIGCATCTQVCPEGDVLAMLAGQAVIANGHKCIGHGLCADACPVGAITMVMASPSLGADMPYLTPEFETSITNLFIVGELGGLALIKNAVNQGRDCIDLLARRMSSRSPGKHDPGVYDVLIVGAGPAGISASLRAIEKGLNYITLERDEVGGTVAKFPRQKLVMTSPVQFPTYGKFKKLELSKEHLLAFWEMVLNRADFNVCTGAKVEDIKKGPDGIFTVTTVTTQYRARAVLLALGRAGEPRKLGVKGEELPKVMYRLIEADHYTNHKILVVGGGDSAVEAAMGLAHQKGNVVTLSYRQARFGRIKERNSKRIEECARTGKIQVIFNSLPVEFKPDSVVLDVQGQQRTIPNDFVWIFAGGLPPTDFLKKIGVRFGMRDMTVEAAQENKRASDEKTQATDTSLEVSSGAPQLF, encoded by the coding sequence ATGGAAAGTCTGTTCGCATTTGGGCTGGCGGTGGTGGTTACGCTTTTCTTTGTTCTGCGCTATCTCACCAAGCAGAAGAAGAGAGACCAGCGCGCTCGTGAGGCCCTGGAACAAGGCAAGCTGTTTTCTGACGGCCCCCGCGGCCAGCACCCGCACATTGATACATCGCATTGCATCGGCTGCGCTACTTGCACCCAGGTCTGCCCGGAAGGTGACGTGCTGGCCATGCTGGCCGGACAAGCGGTGATCGCCAACGGTCACAAATGCATTGGCCACGGATTGTGCGCCGACGCGTGCCCGGTTGGGGCCATCACCATGGTCATGGCCAGCCCCAGCCTGGGCGCGGACATGCCGTACCTCACGCCAGAGTTTGAGACTAGCATTACGAACCTGTTCATCGTGGGCGAACTGGGCGGACTGGCGCTGATCAAAAATGCCGTCAACCAGGGTCGCGACTGCATTGACCTGTTGGCCCGCAGGATGTCATCAAGGTCGCCGGGAAAGCACGATCCCGGGGTTTACGACGTGCTCATCGTCGGAGCAGGACCGGCCGGCATCAGCGCGTCATTGCGTGCGATCGAAAAAGGACTGAATTACATCACCCTGGAGCGCGACGAAGTGGGCGGTACGGTCGCCAAATTTCCGCGCCAGAAACTGGTGATGACCAGCCCGGTGCAGTTTCCCACCTATGGCAAGTTCAAGAAGCTGGAACTCTCCAAAGAACACTTGCTGGCATTCTGGGAGATGGTGCTCAACCGCGCTGACTTCAACGTTTGTACCGGTGCGAAAGTGGAGGACATCAAAAAAGGTCCGGACGGCATTTTCACCGTCACCACTGTCACCACGCAATACCGCGCGCGTGCGGTATTGCTGGCTCTGGGCCGCGCCGGCGAACCACGCAAGCTCGGCGTAAAAGGCGAGGAACTGCCCAAAGTGATGTACCGCTTGATTGAAGCCGACCACTACACCAACCATAAGATACTGGTTGTGGGCGGAGGCGACAGCGCGGTGGAAGCCGCCATGGGGCTCGCCCACCAGAAGGGCAACGTGGTGACCCTTTCCTACCGCCAAGCCCGCTTTGGGCGAATCAAGGAACGCAACTCCAAGCGCATCGAAGAGTGTGCGCGTACCGGCAAGATCCAGGTCATCTTCAACTCGCTGCCGGTGGAGTTCAAGCCGGATTCTGTTGTCCTGGACGTCCAGGGCCAGCAGCGGACCATCCCCAACGATTTTGTGTGGATCTTCGCGGGGGGCCTTCCTCCCACAGACTTCCTCAAGAAAATTGGCGTGCGCTTTGGCATGCGCGACATGACCGTGGAAGCCGCTCAGGAAAATAAGCGCGCCAGCGACGAGAAGACTCAGGCCACCGACACCAGCCTTGAGGTCAGTAGCGGCGCTCCTCAGCTCTTTTGA
- a CDS encoding DUF3887 domain-containing protein, whose translation MSKIFFSCIQTSALALGVIASAVTLRAQSAPAAAPTLQEQLEAQYPLATITSRGGCTVTNADAAASLLIQIPGVVAVPANSFAPKCASNYKEGKLNPPGMVCTGIGKKWTGLAQKVPWGGDKTSNLDKIPERELAKLEKGDSAYPTRFDVNVEKGEVKLTIGYCSGEGNQAAPYKGEVVFHFKNDVLKSGNVTQVEDTIGEVFAQNSGNTDNNDSESPLEPDALAGQILAHVLRGDLQYLQGRFAPHADTSPVNTVAARLSHLSHCADDVEVHRVTWRNTPPGYVALGNCDEGRPRLWMILNDQGKISQIGSGAIISGSPADRIQQRARDLVELLAHGKFAEFRNNFAPQVQVPDEKQLRSYLNQVTQQAGDFERIEDSELDLYSDVVIVTCAYQKGHVSFEFALGPALRVRNWYVQTAGNPRHIPQEFQEIQ comes from the coding sequence ATGAGCAAGATCTTCTTTAGCTGCATTCAGACATCCGCGCTGGCGCTGGGCGTAATCGCATCCGCGGTCACACTTCGCGCGCAGAGCGCTCCCGCTGCCGCGCCGACGTTGCAGGAACAACTGGAAGCGCAGTATCCGTTGGCTACCATCACATCCCGCGGCGGCTGCACCGTAACCAACGCCGACGCAGCCGCCAGCCTATTGATTCAAATACCGGGCGTTGTCGCCGTCCCGGCCAACAGCTTTGCCCCGAAGTGCGCCTCAAACTACAAAGAAGGCAAGCTCAATCCGCCGGGGATGGTTTGCACGGGGATCGGGAAAAAATGGACCGGCCTGGCCCAAAAAGTGCCGTGGGGAGGAGACAAGACAAGCAATCTCGACAAAATACCCGAGCGAGAACTTGCCAAACTCGAAAAAGGAGACAGCGCTTACCCAACCAGGTTTGATGTGAATGTGGAGAAAGGCGAGGTGAAGCTCACCATCGGCTACTGTTCGGGCGAAGGCAACCAAGCCGCGCCTTACAAGGGAGAAGTGGTTTTTCACTTCAAGAATGACGTTCTCAAAAGCGGCAACGTAACCCAAGTGGAAGACACCATCGGAGAAGTGTTCGCCCAGAACAGCGGCAATACCGACAATAATGATTCGGAATCGCCGCTGGAGCCCGACGCGTTGGCCGGCCAGATTCTCGCGCATGTCTTGCGGGGCGATCTTCAATATCTGCAAGGCAGGTTCGCGCCGCATGCCGATACCAGTCCGGTTAACACGGTCGCGGCCCGCCTGTCGCACCTAAGCCACTGCGCTGACGACGTGGAGGTCCACAGGGTGACGTGGAGAAACACGCCTCCGGGATACGTAGCCCTGGGAAATTGCGATGAAGGGCGTCCCCGTTTGTGGATGATTCTTAATGATCAGGGAAAAATCTCCCAAATTGGGTCGGGCGCCATCATATCCGGCAGCCCTGCGGACCGAATCCAGCAACGCGCGCGAGACCTGGTTGAATTGCTGGCGCATGGGAAGTTCGCCGAATTTCGCAACAACTTTGCGCCCCAGGTCCAAGTGCCTGACGAAAAACAGTTGCGGAGCTACTTGAACCAGGTGACCCAGCAGGCTGGCGATTTTGAGCGCATAGAAGATTCAGAACTGGACCTCTATTCGGATGTGGTGATCGTGACCTGCGCGTATCAGAAAGGGCACGTCAGTTTTGAGTTCGCCCTTGGCCCGGCCCTCAGGGTCCGCAACTGGTATGTGCAAACTGCCGGTAACCCAAGGCATATTCCACAAGAATTTCAGGAGATTCAGTAA